The following proteins are encoded in a genomic region of Aethina tumida isolate Nest 87 chromosome 8, icAetTumi1.1, whole genome shotgun sequence:
- the LOC109608256 gene encoding ATP-dependent RNA helicase vasa-like isoform X1 — protein MSEDWDGDPPSEFHPVEGGTRFTGPTYDDKWGSGDNNNNGNRGNVERSSSGRDFRDVKWESGDNNYDNNGYRRNVEWGTNVKERRVGRGRRGFGRDVDSRHKPNNINNRWGENHQEGALGDRGDDMWENGDNNKGNRGNVERNSSGTDRRVGRGRCFGRDVDSHQKFNNSNKGWGENDQEGERGEREDDNWESGDNYKRNRDTTEWGNSGKGTGNRRRRGYSRGGVNRFNNDETWDENGEEGARGSTGGHNNQTRSGSGVDDSWGERSDGAWGEDDRGRRCRDMGDSNRRGRTDIDTNDVGPEKPREIYVPLERVGEDDLFTTTITSGVNFIKLTDVEVNVSGQNVPRPIASFEASQLRQLLCDNVKRSGYTTPTPIQKHAIPIIANGRDLLGCAQTGSGKTAAFLLPIINKLMEYQSPPITENGTAHPIVVIISPTRELAIQIYEQARKFAYHTIVKVVMCYGGTSVFHQTSQVSRGCHILVTTPGRLIDFLSRNTISFASCNCFVLDEADRMLDMGFISAVEQMLGHETMPATGVRQTLMFSATFPEEVQVLAGKFLYNYIFVAVGIVGSASSDVEQYFHMVSKYNKREMLIEMLQKSKGKEKTIVFVETKRNTDFLAALLSESDIQSTSIHGDRLQREREQALWDFKKGTRNILVATAVAARGLDIEGIQHVINYDLPKSIDEYVHRIGRTGRVGNCGKATSFYDPDVDSGLARPLTKILEQAGIIVPEFLRKAGYGGRSSDGFSGRDVRGNDYGTDVKAAFDPCADEW, from the exons ATGAGCGAGGACTGGGATGGCGACCCGCCTTCAGAGTTTCATCCTGTTGAAGGTGGCACAAGGTTTACTGGACCAACTTACG aTGACAAGTGGGGAAGTGgcgacaataataataatggaaataGAGGAAATGTTGAAAGAAGTAGTAGCGGTAGAGACTTTAGag atgtcAAATGGGAAAGTGGCgacaataattatgataataatgGATATAGACGAAATGTTGAATGGGGTACCAATGTCAAAGAGAGAAGAG TTGGAAGAGGACGACGAGGATTTGGTCGAGATGTTGACAGTCGTCACAAACCTAACAACATTAACAATAGATGGGGAGAAAATCACCAGGAAGGCGCATTAGGCGATAGAGGAG ATGACATGTGGGAAAATGGCGACAATAATAAAGGAAATAGAGGAAATGTTGAAAGGAATAGCAGCGGTACAGACAGAAGAG tAGGAAGAGGACGATGTTTTGGTCGAGATGTTGACAGtcaccaaaaatttaataacagtaaCAAAGGATGGGGAGAAAATGACCAAGAAGGCGAAAGAGGCGAAAGAGAAG ATGACAACTGGGAAAGTGGAGACAACTATAAGAGAAATAGGGATACCACTGAATGGGGAAACAGTGGCAAAGGCAcaggaa ACCGAAGGCGCCGTGGTTATAGTCGAGGCGGTGTGAacagatttaataatgatgaaaCGTGGGATGAAAATGGCGAGGAAGGCGCAAGAGGCAGTACAGGag GTCACAACAATCAAACCCGAAGTGGCAGCGGAGTGGACGACAGCTGGGGTGAAAGAAGCGACGGTGCTTGGGGTGAAGATGATAGGGGAAGGCGTTGTCGCGACATGGGTGACTCCAACAGAAGAGGTCGCACTGATATTGACACAAATGATGTCGGTCCGGAGAAACCACGGGAGATTTATGTGCCCCTAGAACGGGTCGGAGAGGATGATCTCTTCACAACCACCATCACTTCGG gtgtgaattttattaaactgactGACGTTGAAGTAAATGTGTCGGGACAGAATGTGCCCAGGCCGATTGCTTCATTTGAAGCATCCCAACTTAGACAACTGTTATGTGATAACGTGAAAAGGTCTGGTTACACCACACCAACGCCTATACAAAAACATGCAATACCCATAATTGCAAACGGGAGAGATTTGTTGGGCTGTGCCCAAACTGGCTCAGGAAAAACCGCCGCGTTTCTACTTCCCATAATTAACAAACTAATGGAATATCAATCTCCACCTATCACTGAAAATGGCACAGCACATCCCATTGTGGTAATTATCTCTCCAACCAGAGAACTTGCCATACAAATTTACGAACAAGCCCGAAAATTTGCTTACCACACAATTGTTAAGGTCGTAATGTGCTATGGCGGCACATCAGTATTTCATCAGACTAGTCAAGTTTCTCGAGGTTGCCACATTCTGGTGACAACTCCTGGTCGTCTGATTGATTTTCTTTCGCGTAACACCATCTCTTTTGCTTCTTGCAATTGTTTTGTTCTGGATGAGGCGGATCGCATGCTAGATATGGGATTTATTTCAGCAGTTGAGCAGATGCTTGGCCACGAGACTATGCCAGCTACG GGTGTAAGACAGACGTTGATGTTTTCCGCTACGTTTCCTGAAGAGGTTCAAGTTTTGGcaggaaaatttttatacaattatatatttgtggcTGTTGGCATCGTGGGGAGTGCCTCAAGTGATGTGGAACAGTACTTCCACATGGTATCAAAGTACAACAAGAGAGAAATGTTGATAGAAATGCTTCAAAAAT CCAAAGGCAAAGAAAAAACCATCGTATTTGTGGAAACGAAGCGCAACACAGACTTCCTAGCCGCCTTGTTAAGCGAAAGCGACATACAATCGACCAGCATCCACGGCGACCGACTTCAACGAGAGCGCGAGCAGGCCTTGTGGGACTTCAAAAAGGgcacaagaaatattttagttgcGACCGCCGTTGCGGCCCGAGGTCTCGACATCGAAGGTATCCAGCACGTGATAAATTACGACTTGCCGAAGAGCATAGACGAATATGTTCACCGCATCGGTAGGACGGGCCGTGTTGGGAACTGCGGCAAAGCCACCAGTTTCTACGATCCGGACGTCGATTCAGGCCTGGCCAGGCCACTGACGAAGATTCTGGAACAGGCCGGGATCATCGTTCCGGAGTTTCTGCGCAAGGCCGGATATGGCGGCAGATCGTCGGATGGATTTAGCGGCAGGGATGTCAGAGGCAACGATTATGGTACTGACGTTAAAGCTGCATTTGATCCATGTGCCGATGAAtggtaa
- the LOC109608256 gene encoding ATP-dependent RNA helicase vasa-like isoform X2, whose amino-acid sequence MSEDWDGDPPSEFHPVEGGTRFTGPTYDDKWGSGDNNNNGNRGNVERSSSGRDFRDVKWESGDNNYDNNGYRRNVEWGTNVKERRVGRGRRGFGRDVDSRHKPNNINNRWGENHQEGALGDRGDDMWENGDNNKGNRGNVERNSSGTDRRGRGRCFGRDVDSHQKFNNSNKGWGENDQEGERGEREDDNWESGDNYKRNRDTTEWGNSGKGTGNRRRRGYSRGGVNRFNNDETWDENGEEGARGSTGGHNNQTRSGSGVDDSWGERSDGAWGEDDRGRRCRDMGDSNRRGRTDIDTNDVGPEKPREIYVPLERVGEDDLFTTTITSGVNFIKLTDVEVNVSGQNVPRPIASFEASQLRQLLCDNVKRSGYTTPTPIQKHAIPIIANGRDLLGCAQTGSGKTAAFLLPIINKLMEYQSPPITENGTAHPIVVIISPTRELAIQIYEQARKFAYHTIVKVVMCYGGTSVFHQTSQVSRGCHILVTTPGRLIDFLSRNTISFASCNCFVLDEADRMLDMGFISAVEQMLGHETMPATGVRQTLMFSATFPEEVQVLAGKFLYNYIFVAVGIVGSASSDVEQYFHMVSKYNKREMLIEMLQKSKGKEKTIVFVETKRNTDFLAALLSESDIQSTSIHGDRLQREREQALWDFKKGTRNILVATAVAARGLDIEGIQHVINYDLPKSIDEYVHRIGRTGRVGNCGKATSFYDPDVDSGLARPLTKILEQAGIIVPEFLRKAGYGGRSSDGFSGRDVRGNDYGTDVKAAFDPCADEW is encoded by the exons ATGAGCGAGGACTGGGATGGCGACCCGCCTTCAGAGTTTCATCCTGTTGAAGGTGGCACAAGGTTTACTGGACCAACTTACG aTGACAAGTGGGGAAGTGgcgacaataataataatggaaataGAGGAAATGTTGAAAGAAGTAGTAGCGGTAGAGACTTTAGag atgtcAAATGGGAAAGTGGCgacaataattatgataataatgGATATAGACGAAATGTTGAATGGGGTACCAATGTCAAAGAGAGAAGAG TTGGAAGAGGACGACGAGGATTTGGTCGAGATGTTGACAGTCGTCACAAACCTAACAACATTAACAATAGATGGGGAGAAAATCACCAGGAAGGCGCATTAGGCGATAGAGGAG ATGACATGTGGGAAAATGGCGACAATAATAAAGGAAATAGAGGAAATGTTGAAAGGAATAGCAGCGGTACAGACAGAAGAG GAAGAGGACGATGTTTTGGTCGAGATGTTGACAGtcaccaaaaatttaataacagtaaCAAAGGATGGGGAGAAAATGACCAAGAAGGCGAAAGAGGCGAAAGAGAAG ATGACAACTGGGAAAGTGGAGACAACTATAAGAGAAATAGGGATACCACTGAATGGGGAAACAGTGGCAAAGGCAcaggaa ACCGAAGGCGCCGTGGTTATAGTCGAGGCGGTGTGAacagatttaataatgatgaaaCGTGGGATGAAAATGGCGAGGAAGGCGCAAGAGGCAGTACAGGag GTCACAACAATCAAACCCGAAGTGGCAGCGGAGTGGACGACAGCTGGGGTGAAAGAAGCGACGGTGCTTGGGGTGAAGATGATAGGGGAAGGCGTTGTCGCGACATGGGTGACTCCAACAGAAGAGGTCGCACTGATATTGACACAAATGATGTCGGTCCGGAGAAACCACGGGAGATTTATGTGCCCCTAGAACGGGTCGGAGAGGATGATCTCTTCACAACCACCATCACTTCGG gtgtgaattttattaaactgactGACGTTGAAGTAAATGTGTCGGGACAGAATGTGCCCAGGCCGATTGCTTCATTTGAAGCATCCCAACTTAGACAACTGTTATGTGATAACGTGAAAAGGTCTGGTTACACCACACCAACGCCTATACAAAAACATGCAATACCCATAATTGCAAACGGGAGAGATTTGTTGGGCTGTGCCCAAACTGGCTCAGGAAAAACCGCCGCGTTTCTACTTCCCATAATTAACAAACTAATGGAATATCAATCTCCACCTATCACTGAAAATGGCACAGCACATCCCATTGTGGTAATTATCTCTCCAACCAGAGAACTTGCCATACAAATTTACGAACAAGCCCGAAAATTTGCTTACCACACAATTGTTAAGGTCGTAATGTGCTATGGCGGCACATCAGTATTTCATCAGACTAGTCAAGTTTCTCGAGGTTGCCACATTCTGGTGACAACTCCTGGTCGTCTGATTGATTTTCTTTCGCGTAACACCATCTCTTTTGCTTCTTGCAATTGTTTTGTTCTGGATGAGGCGGATCGCATGCTAGATATGGGATTTATTTCAGCAGTTGAGCAGATGCTTGGCCACGAGACTATGCCAGCTACG GGTGTAAGACAGACGTTGATGTTTTCCGCTACGTTTCCTGAAGAGGTTCAAGTTTTGGcaggaaaatttttatacaattatatatttgtggcTGTTGGCATCGTGGGGAGTGCCTCAAGTGATGTGGAACAGTACTTCCACATGGTATCAAAGTACAACAAGAGAGAAATGTTGATAGAAATGCTTCAAAAAT CCAAAGGCAAAGAAAAAACCATCGTATTTGTGGAAACGAAGCGCAACACAGACTTCCTAGCCGCCTTGTTAAGCGAAAGCGACATACAATCGACCAGCATCCACGGCGACCGACTTCAACGAGAGCGCGAGCAGGCCTTGTGGGACTTCAAAAAGGgcacaagaaatattttagttgcGACCGCCGTTGCGGCCCGAGGTCTCGACATCGAAGGTATCCAGCACGTGATAAATTACGACTTGCCGAAGAGCATAGACGAATATGTTCACCGCATCGGTAGGACGGGCCGTGTTGGGAACTGCGGCAAAGCCACCAGTTTCTACGATCCGGACGTCGATTCAGGCCTGGCCAGGCCACTGACGAAGATTCTGGAACAGGCCGGGATCATCGTTCCGGAGTTTCTGCGCAAGGCCGGATATGGCGGCAGATCGTCGGATGGATTTAGCGGCAGGGATGTCAGAGGCAACGATTATGGTACTGACGTTAAAGCTGCATTTGATCCATGTGCCGATGAAtggtaa